AACTCCAGCAGGGCGACGGTGCCCGGGTCGACTTCTACGCCGAGCCCTGGGCCGGGCTGTGGCGTCCAGCCGAAGCCGAGGTCACCCAGCGCGGCTGGTTGGTGCGGGGCGCCAACGTCGGCGGGGTCAACCTCGTCCCCGAGTGGCTGGAACGGGGGTTCTGTTCCCTGGCCTTCCGCGAGCTCGGTGAGATCGTGCCGGGGACCCCGCATGAGGAGATCGAGCGGCTGCTGGCCGAGGCGTATCCGGACGCCACCGCGAACTCCAACATCCAGCAGCGCTCGCAGATCACGGCGTTCCTCGACCGGATGTCCCCGGGCGACCTCGTCGTCACCGTCGACCCGGACCACGGGGTCCACGTCGGGACCGTGACCGGCGACCCCTACTACGACGCCACTGACGGGCGTGACCGGGCACGGCGCCGGGGCGTGGCCTGGGCCCGCCCGACGTCGACCCCGCACCGCCACGATTTCTCGGAGAAGACGCAGAACACCCTCGGGAGCGCGCGTACGGTCACCGAGATCACCCGCTACGTCGCCGAGTTCGCGGAGGTGGCGGGCCTGGGCGAGCAGGTGACGGAGGACGTCCTGGCGGTGGACGCCACCGGCGAGATGCAGGTCCGCCCGGTCACCGAGGAACTCGTCCGTAGGCTCCACTTCCCCAAGAAGTGGCTCCAGGAGACCGTTGAGCTCCTCCAGCACAAGAAGCAGCTCATCCTGTTCGGTCCGCCGGGCACGGGCAAGACCTACCTCGCCCGGGCCATCGCCGACCACGTCGCCGATCCCGCAGCCAGGCCCGGTGCGGTCTCCCTGGTGCAGTTCCATCCCTCCTACTCCTACGAGGACTTCGTGCAGGGGTTCCGGCCCCGGCAGAAGCGGGACGGGACCATGGGCTTCGACCTCGTGGACGGACCCATCGCGCGCATGGCGGACCGGGCCAGGCAGAACCCCTCCCAGCCGCACGTCCTGGTGATCGACGAGATCAACCGGGCCAACCTCCCGAAGGTCTTCGGTGAGCTCTACTTCCTCCTGGAGTACCGGCAGGAGGAGATCACCCTCCAGTACGCGAAGGAGGACGAGACCTTCTCGCTGCCCGAGAACCTGTTCGTGATCGGCACGATGAACACCGTCGACCGGTCGGTGGCGCTGGTGGACGCGGCCATGCGCCGCCGGTTCGCCTTCCGGCGGCTGGCCCCGGACCAGCCGCCGGTGGACGGCCTGTTGAAGTCCTGGCTCCGGGAACGGGGGCTGCCGGAGGAGGCGGACCTGCTGCTGCGCGAGCTCAACCGGCTCATCGGCGACCCCGACCAGGCCATCGGCCCGTCGTACCTGATGAACCCCGACGTCGCCGACCCGGCCGTGCTGGAGCGGATCTGGCAGACGGAGATCCTCCCCCTGCTGGAGGACCAGAACTACGGCCGCGGGATCGAGGTGGAGGAAGTCTACGGCCTGGCGGCGCTGCGATCAGTGCTGGGGCCGGTCCCCGTCTCCCGGCCGGACCACCCGGAATGATCCGCGGAGTGCCCGCCGGAGCGGCCAACCCGAGGCGGATCGACCTGACCGAGACCGGGCCGGGGGCGTTGTTGGCGCTCACCCCGCCCCAGGTCGCCACCCTGACCGCCGCCGCCCACCTGGTGCGCGTGGAGTCCGGTGGCGCTCCGGGCCGGTGGCGGCTCTCGGCCCGGCAGCGGGTGGGCGCGGTCCGGCTCGGCTCCGGCGAGGGCGCGGTCGAGCTGCGCATCCGGCCCAAGGTCGCGGTCGACCGCCTGATGTACCTCCTCGGGTTCGGCTCGGGGCCCCGCCCCTGGCAGGCGCAGACGTTGCCGGCCGAAGTGTCCCACGACCTCGTCCCCGCTTTCGCGGAGGTGTTCGCGCAGGTCGTCTCCCGGGTCCTGGGCACCGGGGTCCTGCACGGCTACCGGGAGCGGGAGGACGAACTCAACGTCGTCCGCGGACGCGTCCGTGTCCGTGAGCAGATGCGCCGCGGGTTCGGGGCGCCGATCCCGCTCGCGGTCGCCTACGACGACTTCACCCCGGACATCCC
This DNA window, taken from Nocardiopsis exhalans, encodes the following:
- a CDS encoding McrB family protein; amino-acid sequence: MVANGSGVHGGAAGTRCVEAAGAILRGSTATGRSAFAPEIESWTPEVVEELVRGFVEQPDTSSDDFLTKLRKQLRGVSAEAVVLAAELLYLNMLPLAGSTIGVGRKREIIAEVLSLQDRDMELHERFDAAMEGVVLGGMAFLNLRWAQFAFLIRLVGALLDREPREREALLSDPWAFREVARQEMPDRGGGERARAQYHLLLWMSFPETFEAIANLDHKRQIVAAFADRIGGGSADEDRDLAAIRAELQKAELQQGDGARVDFYAEPWAGLWRPAEAEVTQRGWLVRGANVGGVNLVPEWLERGFCSLAFRELGEIVPGTPHEEIERLLAEAYPDATANSNIQQRSQITAFLDRMSPGDLVVTVDPDHGVHVGTVTGDPYYDATDGRDRARRRGVAWARPTSTPHRHDFSEKTQNTLGSARTVTEITRYVAEFAEVAGLGEQVTEDVLAVDATGEMQVRPVTEELVRRLHFPKKWLQETVELLQHKKQLILFGPPGTGKTYLARAIADHVADPAARPGAVSLVQFHPSYSYEDFVQGFRPRQKRDGTMGFDLVDGPIARMADRARQNPSQPHVLVIDEINRANLPKVFGELYFLLEYRQEEITLQYAKEDETFSLPENLFVIGTMNTVDRSVALVDAAMRRRFAFRRLAPDQPPVDGLLKSWLRERGLPEEADLLLRELNRLIGDPDQAIGPSYLMNPDVADPAVLERIWQTEILPLLEDQNYGRGIEVEEVYGLAALRSVLGPVPVSRPDHPE